The Vigna angularis cultivar LongXiaoDou No.4 chromosome 9, ASM1680809v1, whole genome shotgun sequence DNA window TAAACAAGTTGTAGATGACATTAGGCAATGGAAAGGAAGAAAAGCTAGAAACTGGTTTCAGTAAAGGGAACAGGGAATAtgcttattttgaaaataataggaTACGATACTATACGTTCTTAGTGAATCCAAATGCAGAACTGGAAAATAATGCTTCCAGAGTCTTAAGACGACTCTTAAGACTTAAGACTTAAATGTGAAGCGGTGTTTGGTGGTTTAATTGAAATATGGAATGAAGAAAGGTTGGAGATAAACAGAATGGCCAGTGTGAGTTGAAGTGAGGTTGTGGAAAGGGATTTGGATgcttgaagaagaagatggcTCAGTGATTGGAAGGTGACTAGACGAGACCTTTTTGGAATCATAGTCATGACTACCAAGTGAATTTGCACTCTGGAGTTCTCTCAACAGATGAACAATTTCATATCACTCAAAAGTGCTTTTACAAAGATAAAGAATGGTATTTATAATAACCCAAGCTCGTGCAAGCTCAATTAATCACCCATACAAAGTGTATCAGCTGCAAAGTGGCAGGACACGTTGAGCAAGGTGACATTTTAAAAACCTGACAGGTGTTAAAGTTCTAAGCTGGATCAGTTGAAATGGTAGATTCGATCTGGCTTTAAAAACAGTGGATAGAGGCATTTCTTTGTGGTCTGGACATAGACATgctattctttttcttctgtaaGAAAGATATTTGGGgaaatgttgtgttttgttgtaGGTTTTAAACTTTACAGGAACTGCATGATCCGCATATTAGTATGGCTAAAAGCAGTCTGATATGCATATTACTGTAACTTCCTAATCTATATATCATCCTATTAGGACTGTAATTTTGTCATAATTACCTTcgaattatatattaaaaaacccAATAAAATCCCTGATAATATTCACTACAAAATTTATATGAACTTTGCTTTCTCTAAATAACACATACAGAAATCAGAAGGCTTCTAAAAAATTAGGACAGAAACAGCCTACAGGAATTCCAGAATGAAATAAGGTTGAATGCAGAATTGTATAGCAGAGAAGATCAAGAGATTATGCCATTTCGTTCCTAATTAATAACCGTTAATTTCCCCACACTATAAAACATCCCTTTAGAATGTTATTCCCACCATCTACATCACAGGTTTACTTTACCAAAAGATTATCATTccatttctgaaaataaaaaatatatgcacTATGTTAATTACAGTCCATATTCCTATATCTAGCAGTGATGGATCTTTAAAGAGGAGGTTTTTATTGGGAAGACAGTAACACTAATGAGACTTGAGTCCAACTacataaaatattgatattacTCTCAACCTAAAACCTTAAGGTAATGTGTTTGagtttttattcttatatagtGCTCAACTTTTCTAATCATTAACTATAAACCTCATAATTTTAACATCATGCAAGCAATGCTGTACTAAACAAATGACAAGCTAGCCAAATTAcaactgaaaagaaaaaagaatgcaAGCAAGATATACTTCACTCACTTCATTAGGATATCATAGTACTCAGGATCCAATGAAGAAAGCATCCCATCCACATCTTTTATAGCCATGATAGCTCTGTGCACCACAAGCCAGTGTGCTGACTGgcaaaaacaaaagacaaaagGTAAATTAAAATATGCCACAATTTCAAGTTTCAACATATTACAGAAAATTCCATTACAATTGTAAATGTAATCAAAGGAATAGTCTTTACAGGTTGAACTTGGATTTAAACGGGGTGGGGaaacattgtttttgtttctCAGCAATCAAAATCAAAGGtatgcacaaatatttttaagtatcAAACtctaaaatgtaaaaagaaaacataaaaagaaatccaaaatacatgaaaaatatgGTATGGATTTCAAGAAATTAGAAAACATCAATTGAATTGCACGAGATCTCCAAAAGTAACAACAGGGGACAGAAACTAGACATTGTTGGTAGCTGAAAAGAGCTTAAgaatgatgatgataataagaAGAACAAATTACACCGACACTTCCCATGATTTCTTTGAAATTCACATGATCTTACTTTTGCTTTTGTACAGTATCTCTCCTTAATTGATTGAAATAAATTACAAAGACACTTCTATTATACATGAGAGGCATTACACTATGTGTTCCTAAAAGGAGCCACATTAAGCGAGGAATTTTATGTAAATTTGGAAGAAATCATGAGTATCAGGGTAGTTTTCCAACTAATTAAACACTGCTTCAGTTCCACAATGATCCAAATAAAATGCAAACACAAACACTATCACAAAAGAACAGttaattatcaaattttctttccaaaaaagatgaaaaaaaaaatgtaagaaaaatacacaaaaacaaaaggaGGGGTGAGGGAGAAACCTTGCAACGCTCATCCCCAATGATGGCGTATGTGCCTTCAAGGGCGGTTTTAAGAGCTTCCACAGGTTTATACCTGAAATTGCATCCCACACCACAGATGATGATGattataaacaaacaaatagaGAGAATTAATTGATGGATGCAGTgatgagagaagaaaaggagTAGAGGGGTTGGTACTGTTTGAGTAAAGTTTCGATCTTGCGGGATTTGTGTTCAATTCTGGTGATAATGGCCTCTGCATTATCTGCTTCCACGAACCCTTCTGCACCTgccattttctattttcttcttttcctcttcctttcaccAAACCAAGCCAGACAAGCTGAGGGTGGAAGAACTACCTTACCTCGTCAGGTGGGTCCTATGTTCTTCACTAGAAACCAATGCTTgcttgttaaaaattaaaaaaaaaaacaaatttgaaggGACAGAAATTTTAATGGAAACAACAAAAACGATGTATCAATTAATTatgagaataaaatatatatatctccatgtgtaaaatgattttgaactttcattcaatcataaataattattagatattaaTTTACATCACGATAAATTAAGTCAAATGTCACATATGAAGCAAATTTACacagtttatttaaattatgattttaaacttatgattgaattgaaaatttatatcaCATAAATTAtacatacaaatttatattaatatagaattatttaatacgtttataaaaattaaaattgataatatatatatatatatatataaaattaagttatactaaaatataattgatattcaattttaataaatttaacataaataattatgatatataaaaatataattaataatttaattagcacatattatctttatataatatatatatatatatatatatatataataatgattatAGAAGGGAAATTaataatctatattttattttatgaattattttctattcttttatAGAGATTAGGAGGTGATGGAAAGAGGAAAATTACGATGACTTCAAAGGTGGCCATACAACATTGCCTTGTTGACCATGCATAGGTGAGTCTCTTCAATGCACTATTAAATAATTGGTTGTAGTTTATTAGTTGAGCAATGGTAGAGAGTAATTGGTTGTAGTTTATTAGTTGAGCAATGGTAGAGAGTTAAGTTGTGGGTGTTTTCTCGAAGTTGTGGATATAGTTTTGTGTCAAACATTGCTCGAATCTTaagaatttgtatttttattttcagtttacCCACAGGTAAGATATTGTCTGCTTTGGGCCAAActctcacggatttgcttttggtaccactccaaaagaccTCTTACCAATGAAGgtattttatgtgtatataaactcatgttcatttcttgttttatatgatgtgggactttgtttgtacccaacaatcctcccctcaaacaaaggactatGGTTCTCCTACCTCCACCTCCCCTACAACGGAAGTCTTTTCTTATCCTCGAGTACACCATGCTCAACATTGAGCATCTCTTTGCCCTCTTTCACAATCCATGGTCACACAACACTGAGCATTTCttgctctccacctctcatgatTTATCTGGCTATCTGCCATTGGCCACCTGTCAAGGCATCACTTTATTATGGAGGGACGTACTCGTATGAGCCCGGTCACCAAACCTGAACcatgggctctgataccatttgtagggaggttcaacacacacatagatctccacactggtaagatattatccgctttgggtcaagccctcacagatttgcttttggtaccactccaaaaggcctcttaccaatggaggtatcttatgtgtatataaacttaTGTCCATCTCTTGCTTTATCTGATGtaagactttgtttgtacccaacactTGGAACCCCTTCATCTTAACATACTAGAGTGcaaatttttaagttattaacAAACATAAACATTTCAAATGACAATTTATTCAGACAGTACTACAACTTTCTTTATTCACACCTATTACATATATGACGTATTATGAGGATGTCGATATAATATTGTAGAATAGATTACAAACTTATATTAATGAAGGGACTTTACTTTGACTAACCATAAATGATATTGTATCTTCTTATGTACGTACTCGTCCTATATTATGTCATATTTTGATTTGACTTTATTACTTGTGATAATAAATCTttagttttttaagttttaatattcaaaataaaaatatttaatttttttataccaaatatattgtattatttatttatttcaattaataatttttttttgtttaaaattttgttctttaaaaaaaataaaaaaacaattctaactcatctaaattttattttatatcacttTTAACATTAAGGACAATTTTGTAACATTCCCTCCACAAAAAAGAATATTGTCGGAAAGGcctaagaataaaaaaatactagaaTAATGGGAGATGAGGAATGATGATTCACGAATGACCAAAGTTAGGTTGCGCAAAAGATGTGGCTTTTGTAGGAAACATGACCACAATGGAAGTCGTTGCCCCATAGCAACCCAAGCAGGTCCTGTGCATTGCAAGGAAGCACACCAACATACTCCATCATCTGAACCAGTTATGCTATCAActcaattttttgaaatatcaCATCAGGGTAAACCTGAAGCCTAAAAGGGTGTACGAATTGGAAAACCATGAAGCCTAGGAATGTCATTATGTAATAGTTGAAGGCTACAGACATTATGTAAGAGTACATGTACCAAAACTTATTTCCCGCTTTTAACATGTCTTCTTAAGAACAAAAGTTAATGGaagattctgattttttttttggtatattTATTGTTAACTATGATGTGGTTTAAGATTCAGTTtggtttgttttaattatttgccCAAGCATTGTTCTTGCTGCTATGAGGGTTGTTTTACTATATATAAGAAGCTTCACAAATGGGCTCCTAATGCTCCTCTACAACAATGGCATTATAGTATGAAGCATGACAAAACTTTTTATGTTATGTTGTTTGTTATTGCATTTTTAACAATTGTATGTTCTTTTGACCATTACAAAAGAGCCTAACTTGTTAATTGTAAAAGACTAAATCATATTGGTTAGATATTCTGTTTTGCTTGTCTTTTATTATGTTTCATTTACAATCTAAGAAATTGAAGCAACCAAGTCATATATTGAGACTCGCTTAGTTCGTTAAAATTGGGAACATTTAGTTGCATAATCATGGCTTAATTTCTAAGATATATCTTTTCAGGTTTTGATAGATAGATTGGTATTTAACTTTACAGTACCTTATCAGTAAAGTTGACAGTGTCAATATGACAACAAGTCAATATTTACATAACTTTCATTCATTACGATACAGTTGTCaaaatttagaagtaaagttgatAGGGTATAAATTTACATAACAGATTATGATACAATTCTCTGAATTGCTTTCCTTTCTTAGATATAAACCAAAAGTAACAAACAATAGAAACTTTTCAAgtcaaaataacttttattcttTACGATAAATAACAACGTCAATTACACAACACTAAGCTTAATGTATTTCTCATACATATTACATCTACATTGGATCTAAGTACAATGAAAAACACTACTAAAAGGCATCATGGATTTCTCATCCATATTGTAACTACAATTATGTTCATCAGATAAACGACACTACCCACCCCTATCAACACCTTAATCCATTTTTTCAATATCTTAACCAATTTCTCAAAATCACTTATAATCTTCCATCCACCTTCCATTTCTTCTCTGTTGACGAAAGAGATAGTCTTTCCTTCACACTTCACACTCTTATCCCTTTCCTATATCCCATCATTAGGAGACCATCTGAAATAATTGCAACCACCATCTTCATTACCATTTtgtgacaaaaaaaaacaccaatTGCATCCAACAATGGTctgttttaaaaaacaataaaaaaataccatACAATCCATGTTCTTTTACCTTGTACTTAGGGTAGCCCCAAAATTGTTTTCCTCTGTTCTTAGTAGTTCTCGCAATTCTTAAAACAGATTTATCTCCACAAAGGCAAACGAATGATACACCAACAATTGTAgatcctccaccaccaccacaaaCGACATTAGGGTTTTGCTTCTGTCACTCACTACATGAAAAAGACGACACAAATAGGTCATCTTCAAACATGTCTTACTTCAAGAATAACGAACACTCTCGAACAAGAAGCACAAAGTTTTCCCTTTTTATTAGGGATTGAAGCAATTAGAGATTCATAAAAATACGAAGTTTTTCcaacatttttatttgaaaacaacTGAAATTCACATAACGACCAACATATGTTAGCTATGTCATTTAAAAACCAGCATTACCATGCCACGTCAACCTAACTATAGCACTGTTAGACTCAATTTAACTGCAGAAGTCTAATTTgaacaattttcaaaaaataaagacccaattgaaaaaatgagaccaatttgaaatttcaacACCAAATAGGAACCTCGTGAATGATCAAACCTTCTTACTATtattatacatacatatatatatatataggcttaatacctcttttggtccctcgaaagaggGGTTGTGTTCAAAatggtcctaccttttttaaaaagtaacaaacgatcccaacttgtgaaaaaacGGATCAAGTTAATCTTTTTTGCTTACGACATCAAAAATTAAACGGTGCAACTGTCCCCCTAGACAAAACTTAATGATGTGTCAATTTTATGTGATTGCGCGGTAGTGTTAGGTTTATTGAcgtgtaaaattaaaaatgggagaaaaaaattgagtatGTGGAAATGTACTATGAGAGAGGTTAAAAAAAAGAGGGGTTAGGGTTAAAATGAAATCGCTATTTGGGATTAAACATTCTAGTGAAAGTTGTGTTCAAATTGGAGTCAGTGTTTATCTTGTTGAAGGTTAAATTTCAAGTGGTCTCTGTTTGCATTTGTAGGGTTTGGATTGGGATGTCTGATGACAAGTTTCAGGTAGTGGTCCACAAAATGGCTTATATCTCTATTTTGTGTGACAGGTTGGAAGCATTAAATGTGATAAGGAAGTCTCGTTGTGTAAAGAGCTTGACATGTATCCAATAAATGCTCctagaatttttgttttttcttacaAGGAGAATGAAATAGGTTCTTTGGTGGAGTACAGTGGACACTTGGCTGCTAAGAATTTGAAGGCTTTCGTTCAAGAACACTTGCCAAGGTTTTCCAAGCGAACCAACTTGAATAATCTGGACCAGTTTAGCACTACGGCAAAGTTGCCTAGCGTGCTGCTTCTCTCAACCAAGAAGGACACTCCAGTAATTTGGCGTGTTCTTAGTGGCTTGTTTCACAAACACATTGTTTTCAGTGATGCACAGATGTGTAAATGTTTGACGCCAAACACATTATTTTCCTCTGTTGATTTCCTATTGGAAAAGTCATATACTTTGAATGTTAAGATTTAATGTATACATTGAATGATTTGTAGGTTGACGATGTTTCTAATCCAAGAATAAAAATTCTTCGTTGGTTGGCTACCTAATGGAGAAAAAAGTGTTCTGAAAACTGGGATTTCTGTAAAAGATTTAAAATCTGCAGTTCTCGATCTTAGTAAAATGCTTGATAGTTTTGTAGAGGCAAGTAAAAAGGAAGCATCAGCATGGGACGGACGCAAAGATCATTCGCCCCATCTATTGGAACACGAAGAACACCCTTGGGAAGAAGCCATTCTTATCTCGTCACAAACACTTTCTTCACATCAGACACCGAGTAAGACGaacccaaaccctaacccctCTTTTTTTAACCTCTATCAAAACATTGTCAagtaatctatttttttttgtcacaaTTTTAACCTTACTGCCACGCAACTGTCACgcaataaaataaactagaCATGTCATTAAGTTTTGTCCAGGGACAACTGCACCGTTTAATTTTTGACGCCGTTAGCAAAAAGAATTAACTTCGACCCGTTTTTTCACAAGTTGGAATcatttgttactttttaaaaacGATATAACCATTTTGAACACAATCCCTCTTTCAAGGATTCAAATAGGTATTAAgcctctatatatatatatataggtgtatgtatattatatcaattttaatttttataaatgtattacaTAAttctatattaatataaatttgtatgtaTGGTTTATGGGATATAGATTTTCAATTCAATCATAagtttaaaatcataatttaaattaactgTGTAAATTTGCTTCATATTATGTGacatttaacttaatttatcttgatgtaatttaaattctaataattatttatgattgTCTCAAAGTTGAAAATCATTTTACacagtaatatatattttattctcataattaattgatacattgtttttgttgtttccATTAAAATTTCTCTGTCCCTTCAAAtttggtttttttaatttttaacaagcAAGCATTGGTTTCTAATGAAGAACATAGGACCCACCTGACGAGGTAAGGTAGTTCTTCCACCCTCAGCTTGTCTGGTTTGGTTTggtgaaaggaagaggaaaagaagaaaatagaaaatggcAAGTGCAGAAGGGTTCGTGGAAGCAGATAATGCAGAGGCTATTATCACCAGAATTGAACACAAATCCCGCAAGATCGAAACTTTACTCAAACAGTACCAACCCCTCTActccttttcttctctcatcACTGCATCCATCAATTAATTCTCtctatttgtttgtttataatCATCATCATCTGTGGTGTGTGATGCAATTTCAGGTATAAACCTGTGGAAGCTCTTAAAACCGCCCTTGAAGGCACATACGCCATCATTGGGGATGAGCGTTGCAAGGTTTCTCCCTCACCCCtccttttgtttttgtgtattttttcttacatttttttttcatctttttggGAAGAAAATTTGATACTTAACTGTTCTTTTGTGATAGTGTTTGTGTTTGCATTTTATTTGGATCATTGTGGAACTGAAGGAGTGTTTAATTAGATGGGAAAACTACCCTGATACTCATGATTTCTTCGAAATTCACATAAAATTCCTGGCTTTTTAATGTGGCCCCTTTTAGGAACACATATTGTAATGCCTCTCATATATAATTGAAGTGTCTTtgtaatttatttcaaacaattaaGGAGAGATACTGTACAAAAGCAAAAGTAAGATCATGTAATTTCAAAGAAATCATGGGAAGTGCCGGTGTAATTTGTTCTtcttattatcatcatcattcaTAAGCTCTTTTGAGCAACCAGCAATGTCTGGTTTGTGTCCCCTGTTGTTACTTTTGGAGATCTCGTGCAATTCAATTGATGTTTTCTAATTTCTTGAAATCATACcatatttttcatgtattttggatttctttttatgttttctttttacattttagaGTTTGATGCTTAAATATCTGTGCATACCTTTGATTTTGATTGCTGagaaacaaaaacaatgtttCACCACCCCCTTTAAATCCAAGTTCAACCTGTAAAGACTATTCCTTTGATTACATTTACAATTGTAATGGAATTTTCTGTAATATGTTGAAACTTGAAATTGTGGCATATTTTAATTTAccttttgtctttttttttccaGTCAGCACACTGGCTTGTGGTGCACAGAGCTATAATGGCTATAAAAGATGTGGATGGGATGCTTTCTTCATTGGATCCTGAGTACTATGATATCCTAATGAAGTGAGTGGTGAAGTATATCTTGCttgaattcttttttcttttcagttcTAATTTGGCTAGCTTGTCATTTGTTTAGTACAGCATTGCTTGCATGATGTTAAAATTATGAGGTTTATAGTTAATGATCATTGTAGTTTGGCTTGTGTTTCATCTTGCAATGTATGTGCTGCACTAGAACAGTTACAACTTGTTGAGAATCTAAGTGTGAATCTAAGTTCcacattagataaaattagGAAAGGTAAGCactatataagaataaaaactCATAAACACATTACTTTAAGGTTTTAGGTTGAGAGTAATATCAATATCTTATGTAGTTGGACTCAAGTCTCATTAGTATTATTGTCTTCCCGATGAAAACCTCCTCTTTAAAGATCCATCACAGCTAGATATAGGAATATGGACTGTAATTAACATAgtgcatatattttttattttcagaaatggAATGATAATCTTTTGGTAAAGTAAACCTGTGATGTAGATGGTGGGAATAACATTTTAAAGGGATGTTTTATAGTGTGGGGAAATTAACGGTTATTAATTAGGAACGAAATGGCATAATCTCTTGATCTTCTCTGCTATAAAATTCTGCATTCAACCTTATTTCATTCTGGAATTCCTGTAGGCTGTTTCTGTCCTAATTTTTTAGAAGCCTTCTGATTTCTGTATGTGTTATTTAGAGAAAGCAAAGttcatataaattttgtaatgaaTATTATCAGGGATTTTA harbors:
- the LOC108346994 gene encoding actin-related protein 2/3 complex subunit 5A, translated to MAGAEGFVEADNAEAIITRIEHKSRKIETLLKQYKPVEALKTALEGTYAIIGDERCKSAHWLVVHRAIMAIKDVDGMLSSLDPEYYDILMKYLYRGLATGDRPTCDQCLRIHEKLTEKAGLGCILRFLTDTVHTV
- the LOC108347070 gene encoding actin-related protein 2/3 complex subunit 5A-like — its product is MASAEGFVEADNAEAIITRIEHKSRKIETLLKQYKPVEALKTALEGTYAIIGDERCKSAHWLVVHRAIMAIKDVDGMLSSLDPEYYDILMKYLYRGLATGDRPTCDQCLRIHEKLTEKAGLGCILRFLTDTVNTV